A region of Roseobacter litoralis Och 149 DNA encodes the following proteins:
- the rapZ gene encoding RNase adapter RapZ has protein sequence MTDTSTTARRIVFVTGPSGAGRSSALNVLEDAGFEVVDNLPLRLLDAFLDVPASAKPLALGIDPRNRDFSTTVVVDALGKLTGIAGLAPELLYLDCSTEVLLRRFSETRRRHPLAPDDRPSEGIVRELEMLGPLKARADVLIDTTDLNVHQLRAEVEHWFAPGGKRRLTVSVQSFSYKRGLPRSVDMVLDCRFLTNPYWVPELRSLNGTHALVEKHVMADPRFEQFAQKVEELSLLLLPAYREEGKSYLSIAFGCTGGQHRSVVMAQFHALRLAEEGWQVSIRHRELDLRKNEET, from the coding sequence ATGACTGACACATCAACCACCGCACGGCGCATCGTTTTCGTCACCGGTCCCTCGGGGGCAGGTCGATCAAGCGCGTTGAATGTGCTTGAGGATGCGGGTTTTGAAGTGGTAGATAATCTTCCCTTGCGCCTGCTTGATGCGTTTTTGGATGTCCCCGCCAGCGCAAAACCGCTGGCATTGGGAATTGACCCGCGCAACAGGGATTTTTCCACGACCGTTGTTGTTGATGCGCTTGGTAAGCTGACGGGTATTGCGGGTCTGGCGCCGGAGCTTTTGTATCTAGATTGTTCGACCGAGGTGCTTTTGCGCAGGTTCTCAGAAACAAGGCGCAGGCACCCTCTTGCGCCTGATGATCGTCCATCAGAAGGAATTGTGCGCGAACTTGAGATGCTCGGCCCTCTGAAGGCGCGGGCCGACGTGTTGATCGACACGACGGATCTGAATGTGCACCAGTTGCGCGCAGAAGTGGAACACTGGTTTGCGCCGGGCGGAAAGCGCCGCCTTACTGTGTCTGTGCAGTCCTTCTCCTACAAACGCGGGTTGCCGCGCAGCGTTGATATGGTGCTCGACTGTCGCTTTCTGACCAATCCGTACTGGGTGCCGGAATTACGCAGTTTGAATGGCACGCATGCTTTGGTCGAAAAACATGTGATGGCTGACCCCCGTTTTGAACAATTTGCGCAGAAAGTGGAGGAGCTGAGCCTCTTGCTGCTGCCCGCTTATCGCGAGGAGGGAAAGTCATACCTGTCAATCGCCTTTGGGTGTACCGGCGGTCAACATCGCTCTGTTGTGATGGCTCAATTCCATGCTTTGCGCCTTGCAGAAGAAGGCTGGCAGGTGTCAATTAGACATCGTGAATTGGACCTGCGGAAAAATGAAGAGACCTGA
- a CDS encoding HPr kinase/phosphorylase, protein MPAQMLHATCVDFQSKGVLITGRSGKGKSALALQLMAYGAVLVSDDQTEVSAKDGKVCARAPRPTHGMIEVRGIGLLNAQALTSSTVELVVDLDQLETERLPHLHGTDVCGLTLPCLYYFDAPHFPAGILQYLKAGRREPHD, encoded by the coding sequence ATGCCTGCGCAAATGCTGCATGCCACCTGTGTTGATTTTCAATCCAAAGGGGTCTTGATCACCGGCCGATCCGGCAAGGGAAAATCTGCGCTGGCGTTACAACTCATGGCATATGGCGCCGTGCTTGTGTCGGACGATCAGACTGAGGTTTCGGCCAAGGATGGCAAGGTGTGCGCGCGCGCGCCGCGGCCTACCCACGGCATGATTGAAGTAAGAGGCATCGGATTGCTGAACGCACAGGCGCTCACAAGCAGCACGGTCGAATTGGTTGTCGACTTGGATCAGCTAGAAACTGAACGCCTTCCTCACTTGCACGGTACTGATGTGTGTGGCCTGACGTTGCCCTGTCTATATTATTTTGACGCCCCCCATTTCCCTGCCGGTATTCTGCAATATCTTAAGGCTGGCAGAAGAGAGCCACATGACTGA